A single window of Trichocoleus sp. FACHB-46 DNA harbors:
- the rppB gene encoding two-component system sensor histidine kinase RppB: MASATDSTPMQQNKLFNRTRAQLAGWYAGVMGLILSVSGLVAYEMLAYTHWQAVEQELQSISGTLHDTLEPKLKQPNRLEPVVKQVLPGLCVVGTSCSQGAQSRHVLGIVQTGHYYVRFFDQSGQMLAQLSSPPPGLPPPTTQEGWQTVRDDNGSRYRQVTLLLKTATGVPWSYMQIGRSLQEFDDHLATLRLLLAVGLPLSMLMVGGASWWLAGLAMQPVFRSYAQMQQFTADAAHELRTPIAAIRATVEAVENTASLSPEDVQDTLGAIARQNHRLAALVQDLLLLSRMDQKKSVDRHQSCCLNDLISDLVESLSVLEIAAPIQLTAQIRANEPLYVIGDENQLSRLIANLIVNALQYTPNGGIVTVTLEQADTHALIYIQDTGIGIASEHQLRIFERFYRVSGDRSRQTGGTGLGLAIAKAIVEAQQGRLKVQSELGKGSTFTICLPLK; this comes from the coding sequence ATGGCCTCGGCTACCGACTCCACGCCCATGCAGCAAAATAAGCTATTTAATCGCACTCGCGCTCAACTGGCGGGCTGGTACGCTGGCGTCATGGGGCTGATTCTCAGCGTCAGTGGCTTGGTTGCTTACGAGATGTTGGCATACACCCACTGGCAAGCAGTAGAACAAGAACTTCAGTCGATTTCGGGCACCCTACACGACACCCTAGAACCGAAGCTGAAACAGCCTAATCGCCTTGAACCTGTGGTCAAACAAGTCCTGCCAGGGTTATGTGTGGTAGGCACGAGCTGCTCCCAAGGCGCGCAATCTCGACACGTTCTCGGCATTGTCCAAACAGGCCACTACTACGTGCGCTTCTTTGACCAATCGGGGCAAATGTTGGCTCAACTCAGCTCACCACCCCCAGGATTACCACCGCCAACGACTCAAGAAGGCTGGCAGACTGTTCGCGACGATAATGGCAGCCGCTACCGCCAAGTCACCTTGTTGTTAAAAACAGCTACAGGAGTTCCTTGGAGCTATATGCAGATTGGGCGATCGCTCCAGGAATTTGACGACCATCTTGCCACCCTGAGGTTATTGCTCGCAGTCGGATTGCCGCTTTCGATGCTGATGGTGGGAGGTGCCAGTTGGTGGCTCGCAGGACTAGCCATGCAACCTGTTTTCCGCTCCTACGCCCAAATGCAACAGTTCACCGCTGATGCAGCCCATGAATTACGCACCCCGATCGCGGCTATCCGAGCCACGGTAGAAGCGGTTGAAAATACTGCTTCTCTCTCGCCTGAGGATGTGCAGGACACTTTAGGCGCGATCGCTCGCCAAAACCACCGACTGGCTGCCCTAGTGCAAGATCTCTTGCTGCTCTCTCGCATGGATCAAAAGAAGTCGGTAGACAGGCATCAGTCTTGCTGTCTCAATGACTTAATCAGTGACTTGGTAGAGAGTTTATCGGTGCTTGAGATTGCTGCTCCGATTCAGTTAACGGCCCAGATCCGAGCTAACGAACCGTTATATGTCATAGGAGATGAAAATCAGCTCAGCCGATTGATCGCTAATTTGATTGTCAATGCTCTGCAATACACTCCTAACGGTGGGATCGTGACAGTGACTTTAGAGCAAGCGGATACCCACGCTCTGATTTATATTCAAGACACCGGAATTGGCATTGCCTCAGAACATCAATTACGCATTTTTGAGCGCTTCTATCGGGTCAGTGGCGATCGCTCTCGTCAAACGGGAGGCACTGGCTTAGGGTTAGCGATCGCTAAGGCCATTGTTGAGGCCCAGCAAGGTAGATTGAAGGTACAAAGCGAGCTAGGTAAAGGCAGTACATTCACAATTTGCCTGCCTTTAAAGTAA